One Magnolia sinica isolate HGM2019 chromosome 2, MsV1, whole genome shotgun sequence genomic window, GTGGAAGAGGTGGATGTGGTTTTTAATATcttaaataaattcaaaaagaGGGTCCTTCGATACCATTgagcactgttcgatgccatcgaacagttgctcaatcccatcaagattttttgtatttttctccAAATGGTTGGTAGACTGATTGGTTGCCTTTTCGATGCTATTGAACCAAGCTTCGATGATGTCATTGAAGACTCATCAAAGTGCAATCAAAGGAATCCAGATTTCCACGATTTGTCTCTGGACTGTTTTGGttttatttcaatgatatcgaagtggGTTCGAGACCATTGACAGTGactgtcgataacatcgaagtcccatcaaaggtgTCATCGACAGTATCGCAGAATTACGCAGAGTTGTGAATCTGCGGGATTTatttccaattccaattgtgattCTTCCTAAGGCCATATATAGGGGTGCAATTAGGATTGGGGTATTCTAGAGcttttccaattcattttagggtttcaagggtgtagcttgaggttgattcgaggttgttcggatCGAGTATTCTCtaaactcttgtaatttctgctttcatagtgaatatATGTCACTTTGTAAAGTAGTTTTTTCCCGCAATGGTTTTTCTTCGACATTAAAATTGTTATGCTCTCTTTATGCTTAATTGGTGCGAatggattacttcacttgattcatctctgtgtgcttctacGGTCCCCTGAAAAGAGGAAGGTCCGAATTGTTATAACCGGTCGTTTTCTCCGTTAAGCCCCGAGCAGTAACGCTAATGGCTATCAGCACTGGTATGAGTCTTGATATCCATCTTTATCTCCATACTTGATACAATGAATCAAATCGAACTTACATTTGGTATTATAGCCATCCACATCTGGGTCATGAAGTAGAATATCATGATGGATTTCTAATCATGTAAATCTTCCATTTCCTTTTGTTCCTCCCTAATCTTATGATGTTAGCATAGACACATTGATCGATGGTTGTGATCACATCTCCTTTTACACCATTGTGCATGTGGAGAGATTAGTTGAGAACTGCAATTTGAGATTCCATTTTAATTGATCTAGGTTGTTTGATGTGACTATCCTACAAATGCAATTGCCGATTAAGGAATATGACAATGGTGTAGTCACCCAGTTTGATCGATCAACAACGATTACAAATAAGAATTGTCACCATATTTGGAATGTTGTTTAAGTCATCAACAGAAATTATTAAATAGTGAACCCAAAATCATTTCCAATTCAGTGGCCATAATCAATCCCTGTTCTATTCCACATCATGCTTGGCACTTGTTATTCCAATCTAGTTTGAACTCTCCATTATAGCCTTTTGTCCATGTGTTTGTCAAATGGCATGACGGACATGTCATACATTAAGGATTATTAAGATAATTTTTGTCtcaaaaaatatcattttaaccTAAAGGAGCTCACAATCTAGTTAGAGCCAAACAAGATGAGATGGATTGTGTTAATAACATGAGAAAAAAGGGACCAACTCGCCACAAAGGTGTTTGACCATTTGAGTTTGCATTATCAACACTCAACTAACCTCATGTTGTGAGAAGCTTGTGTATATTATGCTCTTGATCCAAATCAGTAATTGCGATGATGAACTGAGTTCCACGCTCAGGTTTAATATTTAGGCCTATCATCCTGGATAATTTAGTTGACCACCTCATCAATTGGATAAAGTTAAGCATGTTGTTTATACTTTAAGCAATGGGATAATTGCTAATGTGAGTGTTATGGGAAGATCAGAGATGACTCAGCTCTGAGGTCTAAGGTTATCCAGAGCCAACTCGAGGCGTAAGACTAAGCTTGGAGTCGCGAGTATAGGCGAGGTATGAACCTCCAATTCGACGACTATTATGCTTTCACTCTGAGGCCCTAGACGGAATGATCTAAGGATGAGTCGGTCCGCCCGGGATTCAGAGCGGAACCCTAGAATGATCCGAGGCCGAAGCTGTCAGCTTGGAATGATCTGGCGGTGAGGTGATTGGTTTGGGACTCGAATTGGAATCCACTGATGAGGGGGGCCACAGGGTGTCCCATCACCGCACGATTGGTGACGGTTACTCAACCGCCCACTTCCGCACGATCATACAACGATTAGGAAGCCGAATCTCCCGCGGGATGTGGCAAATGCCCCAAAATGCGCTGAGTTATGCGGACATGTCCATCTCAAGCGAGGGGGTATAAATAGCGTCTTGCGGGAGGGAACAGGTACACAAGATCTGGTACTCTCCATCTACAACTCAACTTAAACCCAGATTTTCctaacctgacttaggcatcggagggtcccctgtttaagccaaggtctcctttgctcactatCGTTGTGTAGGTTTAGGTCCCTGACGTGGTTCGGAGTTCAAGCATCTGAGCAGAGGGCAGCCCAGATTTTGTCTGCAACATTtttggcgtcgtctgtgggaaACTAATATAAAAGGTCAGCTTCCTATCTTCTGTTACAATgggaagaggaaagaagaaatctACAGCTATGGAGCCAGAGCCAAATGATCAGACTCAGTCTTCCTCGTTACTTCACGTCGAGTCGGCTCCAGGACCATCCCAGCGTTTTAGTAATCGGGCGAATAAGTATCGAGCCATGCAAGGCAAAATACAAGCCCTACGTGACAAAATTAATCAGATGAAGCAACAACAGGAGCAGCAGTCACGTCTCGTTCAGGAAACCGTCGGGCCTGTGGTGGAAGTTGAGTCTACACCACGAAGTGTGAGACCAGAAGGATCACAACATCAATCAGTCCGACTACAAGATTTAGTCCAGAACCCCCCTCTGACCCAAAACCCAGTTCCGGCTAGGAATCCCACGACTCAAGCTCCGACACATGCTTCGGTCAGTTTGGCCCTAGCACCAACGGATCTTCGTCACGAGCTAGAGAGGAAGAGGGGGAGAGAGCCCCTGAAGTAGAAGCTCTGTGCGAGATAGTAGCTAAAAATATACATCCGTGGGAGGCGCAGTTCACAGAACTTAACAATCGGATCCTAACATTACAAAAGAATTAGCAACCTTCATCTGTCCCTGCCGCAGTTcgggcgatgatggaagagaccaaaCCTCCCTTCACCTCTACAATCATGAGCGAGATGATGCCGTAGAGATTTTGGATACCTCCCATCATCCAGTACTCCGGGTCCGGAGACCCGTCTGAGAACGTTGAAGCCTATCGCTCGTGGATGCAAATCCAGACAGTTACGGACACGATGATGTGTAGGGAATCTTCGATCACCCTTACTGGATCCGCTCAGATTTGGTACAGACAGCTCAAGCCTAATTCGGTCGGCTCCTTTACAGAGCTAAGTagattattccttacccagttcataaGTGATAAGTAGAGTCAGAAGCTGACTACTTACCTGTTTACCATCAAGCAGGGGCCTAAAGAGTCATTGAAGAACTTCATCGCCCGCTTTAATGAGGAGGCACTACGGGCGAAGGACTATGATGACAAAATGGCGCTCTCCACCATGTTTGGCAGTCTAAGAGAGGGGAAATTTACCTTCTCCATTGGTAAAAATCCGCCAAAGACGTTGGCTGAGCTCGTCACCAGAGATCAAAAATACACTAATGCCGAGGAGTTCTCCAACTCCCGTAAAAATGTTCAAGCATCAGAGCCACCAACAAAAGGGAACAGACAGAGGAACGAAGAACCCCAGTCGTCCACCAAGAAGTCAGACGACTGCGCTCATCGTGATCGTCGTCCGAGTAGGAAGCCTGAGGGCAGATTTCGTTCCTATACTCCCCTTAACACATCTACAGAGCAAAAATTACTAGATATCAGGGGTCAAAAGCTCCTGAATTGGCCTGTTTGTATGAAGGCCGACGCAGAACACTGAGACAGGCGCAAGTATTGTCGGTTCCACAGCGACCACGGCCACAATACGAGTGATTGCGTGGATCTCAAAGACGAAATCGAAACTCTCATCCATAAGGGTCGTCTGCGCTGATACTACAAGGAAGAGAGAACAGCTCAGAGAGAAGAGCAGCCTAGCAAATCTGCAGAAGAACTGGTCGAAATTCGCACCATCTTCGGCGGTTCATCCAGTAGAGGAGACTCAAACATCGCCCATAAAGCCCACTCCCGGAAGTCCGATCCGAAGCATTACGTCCACATGACTGAGCGGCCAAGGAAAGAGCTCCGAGTCAATCTTGCAGGCTTGACCTTCACGGAAGATGATACACCCGGAATTCAACATCCGCACGATGATGCCCTGGTGGTaactatgaccatagccaaccacaagGTGTACCGCATCCTGGTCGACACCAGGAGCTCAGCTAATGTCATCTACTTGGAGGCTTTTGAAAGAATGGGGATTCCAAAGTCAAACTTCAGACCTGTGAAGAGCCCTTTGCATAGCTTGGCCGGAGAAATGGTGATCTCCaaaggagccatctccctccctatGACTGTGGGAGAAGGACGGCATCAAGTCACCCTCTTGGTGGACTTCCTTGTCGTTAATGTGCCATCAGTGTATAACGTCATCCTGGGGAGACCTTCCCTCAATGCAATGAGAGCGGTCGTGTCCACATACCATCTAATGATGAAATTTTCCACCGAAGGCAGAGTAGGCTACCTCCGAGGCGATCAACGCGAGGCTCGGAAGTGTTATGCGATAGCAGTGAGGAAAGGGTCGGTGACATAGGCCCTCACTATCAATGTCCTTGACCCCAGGGGAACCTACAGAGGATCTATCCATGGAAGACTTGGAGGCTGTGCCGCttaatgaagcaaatccaagcaAAACTGTTCAGCTCAGTATATCATTGAATTCCAAGCAACAGTCTCAGATGTTGGCCTTACTGCAGCAGCACAGAGACGTCTTCTCATGGTCACATGAGGACATGTAGGGAATCCCCCCAATGTCATGGTCCATAGACTGAATATGGATCCAGATTACAAACCAGTGAAACAGAAGAGGAGACCGTTCGACGCCGAGCGCTATACGACTATAGCCGACGAGGTCTCCAACCTCCTCAGCATTGGCTTCATTGAGGAGGTGCACTATCTGGATTGGATCGCGAATGTGGTCCTCGTCAAGAAAGTGAACGGGAAGTGGCGGGTTTGTGTGGACTACTCGGATCTGAACAAGGCCTGTCCCAAGGATAGTTTTTCCTTGCCTCGGATTGACCAGCTGGTAGACAGTACAGCAGGACACGAACTGCTCTTCTTCCTGAATGCCTATTCCGGGTATAACCAGATCGCGATGCATCCCCCAGACAGGTAGAAGACCACCTTCGTCACCGATAAGGGACTCTACTATTACCGGGTTATGCCGTTCGGCCTAAaaaatggtggggccacatatcaGAGATTGGTTAATTAGATATTCGACAGGTAGATCGGACACACCATGGCAGTTTatgttgacgacatgctcgtcaaaagcatcagGGCGTCTGATCATCTGACAGATCTCGGAGAGACCTTCTCTATCCTCTAAGAGTACTAAATGAAGCTGAATCCCGCGAAGTGTGCCTTAGGAGTCGACTCCGGTAAATTCCTCAGGTTTCAGGTCAGTCAGCGGGGCATTGAAGCAAACCTTGACAAGATCAAGGAGCTCCTTGACATAAGCTCGCATCAGACGATAAAAGAGATACAATGCCTCACCGGACGAGTAGCAGCGCTCGAACGGTTCATATCTAGATCCACTaacaaatgcctccccttctttcagtagttgaagggtcataagaaggctaCGTGGACATCGGA contains:
- the LOC131227260 gene encoding uncharacterized protein LOC131227260; the protein is MGRGKKKSTAMEPEPNDQTQSSSLLHVESAPGPSQRFSNRANKYRAMQGKIQALRDKINQMKQQQEQQSRLVQETVGPVVEVESTPRSVRPEGSQHQSVRLQDLVQNPPLTQNPVPARNPTTQAPTHASGPKESLKNFIARFNEEALRAKDYDDKMALSTMFGSLREGKFTFSIGKNPPKTLAELVTRDQKYTNAEEFSNSRKNVQASEPPTKGNRQRNEEPQSSTKKSDDCAHRDRRPSRKPEGRFRSYTPLNTSTEQKLLDIRGQKLLNWPEERTAQREEQPSKSAEELVEIRTIFGGSSSRGDSNIAHKAHSRKSDPKHYVHMTERPRKELRVNLAGLTFTEDDTPGIQHPHDDALVVTMTIANHKVYRILVDTRSSANVIYLEAFERMGIPKSNFRPVKSPLHSLAGEMVISKGAISLPMTVGEGRHQVTLLVDFLVVNVPSVYNVILGRPSLNAMRAVVSTYHLMMKFSTEGRVGYLRGDQREARKCYAIAVRKGSVT